tcggttcggtgagcgatcgctttgcaacgctgcagcttgttcgaacttacatatttacaagcaaaatgacccaaaaccatgggaaaacatgctgtcaagcagctgtacatgcgggtgtgagcgacgaacggttcgttgaacgaagttgttgcgggtgcgcgacgaccgttcgtgacaacctgTTGACGTAAACAACTTTTGTGCCGTGTCTCGGGGCCGTCACGGCTTGGTTCGGGGCTGAATGACGGGGATCTTTGCTCGGGGCCGCCGGAATGATCGCCCGTGCGGACCGGACCACGCCTGGGATCGTCGGGATGCTCAGGGGAAGGCGCCTTCTCTTGCGTCTCGGGGAAATCGCCTCGTCTccttacctgcacacaggtcgggtcaggagctcggcccgacccctccgacgatcaagttagacgaTGTGGAGTGGGGTTCGTTGTCTATGCTGGTCTTTTTCTTTCCCTCCCTCTATCGTTTaggactcgggggtatttatagggaagtttaTTGTTACTTGATGTGCCTGCCTGCAgaagcaggatcgtacctctgatggcgtctgatatTGCCGTTGGCGTTGCGTGAAGAACCGAACTACCGCAGGGCGTGGGCGTGCCTCGGTCgtcgttctcctctgcctcggcCAAGTATGTTGGGTCAGACGACGACGAAGTCGTTGTTTGAGAGCGGGTGATGTCAGCGCACATCGCgtcggcattattgccctctttgggcagagtgtcgtctaggcgtggctgacgtcgtggcgtGTTATGTCGCCATTTATTATCCCCATCATATtcgcacaccccccccccccctcccgaaGGAAGTCATGTCGTAAATGGgggggtctgaggcatggcttcgTCTTTGAAGGGTCAAGTGTGTGGCGGTGAACCCGGGTAGCGTGCGGCCGAGGAGCGGACCCAGTGGAGCAGACCGAGCGGGGGccatggtctcggggagcatggagccgaggagcatgatgcaggcgggcaggccatgcaagcgtgtctcggggagtacggagccgaggagcacgacgcaggcgggctggccgcgcaagcgtgtctcgggcaacatgtggccgaggagcacaacgcaggcgggctagccgcgcaggcgtgtctcgggcaaCAGgaggctgaggagcacgacgcaggcgggcaggccgcgcaggcgtgtctcgggcaacacgcggccgaggagcacgacgcaggtgggctggccgcgcaggcgtgtctcgggcaaTATGCGACCGAGGAGCTACTTATGCTGTCGCCCCTTCCTGCCTACTTGATCGTGGGGGCCGAAAGCTTTTGCGTCTGTTTTTCTttctaggggggggggggagccAGTTGCTTTCGCCGCACGCTTTCGGACGTCGAGATCGAGGCGTCAAGGCTCTGCCGCTTCAGCGGAGTTGCCACGTCAGGCCTTCATTAAGGCGGGGCGTCTTTTGGCATTCCTGACGTGACGTGACGGTCACGCACGTGCGCGGGTGGGCTGCCACCCATTCTCGGGAGGCGAAGGGGCGTTGGTTCTAGCGGGATTTCTCCCTTAAATAGCGAATGCCCGGCTTTGTTCCCATCTCTTGctgttgagtctcctccttcgggTTTTGCCATCTTCTTCCCAGTCGTCCTCCTCGCCTCCTGTGTCGCTTTACTCTTTCCAGTAGTACCTCCCTGTTAAGGTCAGTGAGGAtgtcgtcctcttcctcctcttcttcttcctcttcccacaGAACTAAGGAGAGATGTCCTCCACCGTCCCCCGTTCAGTCTTCCGACGGGGAAGCGGCGCGGGCCCTCGAAGCCTTCATGTGGCCGCATGACCTAGACTCCTCCGTGAGCGGGTCATCGCTGGGGGGACTCCGGGAGCGTTATAGTATCCCGGAAGACTATATCCTCAACGCGCCCGAATCGGGACAGCGGGCCTATGACCCGGTCCCGAAGGGTTTTGCTTTGACTCTAGACGCCCTGGAGGCGGGTTTGCGTTTTCCCCTTCACCCCCTCATCGTGTCCTGCATCTCTCTCTGGCGGATTTCACCATCTCTGGTGGCGCCGAACTCCTGGCGCTACCTAGTGGCGTTCTTGGGGGAATGCCACTACGCCGACATCACCCCCACACTTAACCTATTCCTATCCTACTACCGTCTTTCGAAAGGGGTGGGGTGTTACTTCTTGTCTGCCCGAGCGGGCTTTAGAGTTAGGGGGGCCCCTTCgaacaacaaagggtggaaggggaggtttttttatgtTAGCTGTGCGAGGGACTGGGGCTTCGAGgttcggtggtccgcgagggcgaTCGACAACACCGTCCCGAGCCTGAGCGAAGAAGAGCGTCGGGATCTGGGGAGGCTAAGAGAGATTCTCCCTAGCTCTCAGGCCATCCGAAACATGACCGAgcaatggctggtcgaggcgggcctcaGTCCGACGCCTTTGGGTACGTCAATAGCACTTGGTTCGGACATTGCGTGGTTCGATCTTGGTACTAACGCTTTTCCAGCTTCTtgtagagatggtgaaccttCGGTCGCTTCTAGGCAGTCGGGCGTCGCAAGCTCCACCTCCAGCACTGTTGGCCGACCCGCAGGCCAGTTCGAAGGACGCACCGCTGGAGGTCGAGGTCGGGTGCCCTCAGAAGAAGGCGAAGGCAGCACCTTCAAAGGGAGCTGAAGCAGGCCCCCGTCAAGGCGAGGCTGGGCCTAGTCGGCAGGCGGCTGGGAAGGGCCCGCGCCCTCCCTCCGTGCGTGACCTGTGCCGGCTGCCTGCCGGGGACGAGGAGTCGTTCCTGACGCTGTTGGTGGGCGAGATCCCGACCGGGGAGGCAAGCAACCCCCTGGTCGCCCACTAGGGAGGCCTGTCCCGGGGGGACAAGGTGTGGGCCGGAGGAGACTCCTCCGCGGCATTCCTTCGAGGCGCacttcatcccgacatggctcgggatttaTATACCCTACCCTCGGAAGCTTTGCTTGGCAAGTCTGCCAAGTCCTTGACCTATGTAAGAGCTTCTCCTCCCCCCTGGGGGTTGCTTCTCCGATGCTGTTCTCTCTGACCCGTCTTCCTTCTTACAGGGCCTTCAttatgcgacggccctgatggacaaGGTGCGTGACGCCGACCGGGTCATCGGGGGCCTCGTTAGCCGCAACGCCGAGCTCCGCCGTCAGGTCGAGGAGGCCCAAGCCGGGGCCGGACCGGAAGCCGTGGCGGCCGCCGAGAAGCGCGCGACGGAGGCGGCTCGCCTCAGGTCGGAGCTTGAGGCCTCCAGAAAATCAAACGAGGAGCTCTAGAAAACCATAAGGGTGGAGCGGACCGAGCTTCGTCTGTTGAAGACAGAGGCAAGCACCCTCAGCAAAAAGCTGGAGGAGGCGAAGGCCGAGACGAGAGCGGCCTCAGAAGCACTGGCGGAGGAGGCACGTCTCCGACCCGTCAAGGCTAAGGAGCTCGTCGAGGCATACAAGAAGTCCGAGGGGTTCGAActcgggctgacgcggacgggACGGGTGTCCTTCGAGTACGGATACCGAATTGCAATGTCCCGCTTCCGCGCTCGCCACCCCGGCCTCAAGGTAGAGGAAGACCCCTTCACTCCCCACCCCGAGGATCTGGAGGTGGACATGCCCAAGGACGTCCCCTTTGATGACCGCCTAGACGTCCCATAGTAATAAGAGGGTCCtatattttgtgtgtgtgtgtgtgtgttttttttttttttgtcggtcTGTAAGTTGGGGTCAAGTCTTGTAATGCTAGCTTTTCTTAAATAAAAAGAGCGCTTCTTCATATTGCATGTCTTCTTTTTTCTCACACGAAGAATTTCTTAAGGTTTTGGACGTTCCATGTCCCGGGTAAAGGACAGCCATCCATCGTGGCGAGCCGGTACGTGCCCGGTCGAATGACCCCGATGACCCAATAGGGTCCTTCCCACCTGGGGGAGAGTTTACCGCGTGCTCAGGTTGGGTTACTCACCTCGGCCCTGCGCAGTACGAGATCCTCCAGCCTAATTGGTCGGGAACGTACCTTCCTATTGTAAATCCTGGCAACGGCTCTTTTATATGAGAGGGCCTTCAGGTGAGCGTTGGCTCGCTTCTCGAGCAAGTCTAGTCCGGCTCGGAGTCCCTCACCCGACGTACCTTCATCATAGGACTCCGTTCGGGGGGTGGCTACCTCTACTTTAGCGGGCAAGACGGCCTCTGCGCCAAATGCCAAGTTGTACGGGGATTCCCCGTTTGCGGTTTTAGGTGTGGTCCACAAGGACCATAAAGACGCTCGGGAGTTCATCAACCTAGGCTGAACGGGCCGCGAGTGTCCTCCTCTGGAGGCCGCTCAGAATAGCTCGGTTGGTTACCTCGGCCAACCCATTCGTTTGAGGGTGTGCAACCGAGCTAAACCTCAACTGTATCCCGTAGCTTACGCAGAATTCCTTGAACTGAGCGCTGGCGAATTGCGTCCCGTTGTCCGTGATGATGACCCTAGGCAGACCAAACCGGGTGACAATGTTCTTCCACACGAATCCCTCTACTTGACGCTCCGTGATTGCCGCCAatggttcggcctcgacccattTGGTGAAGTAAATCTATCCCGACGATAATATATTTTCGCTGTCTCGAAGCCGGTGGAAAGGGGCCGAGCAGATCCATTCCCCACTGCGCGAAGGGCCACGCGCAGTCCACGGGCGTAAGCGACACCGTCGGTTGCCGCGGCGTGGGCGCGTGCCTCTGGCATGCGTCACACCTTTGAGCGTACAACTTTGCATCTCGGGACATGGTGGGCCAGTAGTACCCTTGACGGAACACCTTAAATGCTAAGGTGCGTCCGCCTATGTGTTCGCCGCAAATACCGCTGTGGACCTCGGCGAGAACCGACTTAGCCTCTCCAGGCTCGAGGCAACGTAGGAGGGGGAGCGAGTATGACCTCTTATATAGCCGCCCATCGATCTCGCAGTAGCGGGCCTAGGTTCGGCATAGGCGTCGGGCCGCGGTTTCGTCTTCGGAGAGCACGCCATGGCCCTTGAATCGTAGCACCTCATGCACCCATGTCGTTGGCGGGTCAATGGCGGCCACCGGCGCGACCGTGACGGCGCGGGTGGGGAGCTCCTCCACACCCGGCTCGCCCGAAGGATCTGACCTCGAGGCCAATCTTGCTAGGGCGTCCGCCCATTCATTCTGGCGCTTGGGTACCCTGGATAATGCGAAACGGGAAAATTGGGCGGCGAGAGCTTTTACCTCCACTAGGTACTTCGACATGGTCGGATCCCGGGCCTCATACCCGCCGTCGACTTGCTCGGCAACCAGCtgtgagtcggtgaggacgtgtatgtCGTCCACCTGCATTTCGACGGCTAACCTGAGCCCTGCCAGTAGCGCTTCATActctgcctcgttgttggtggccctaAACCCGAAGCGTAGGGAGCGCTCGAACAAGCGCATGTCAGGGGCTTCCAATACTAGCCCGGCCCCCGAGCCCAATCGGCCGGACGATCCGTCCACACGGAGGAGCCACTCCATTCTCACGCGCTCCTACTCCTCGCCCTTGGGTTGAGTCAATTCCGAGATAAAGTCGGCTACCGCCtgcgctttgatggcggtcctcggGACATAACGAATATCGAACTCTCTGAGCTCCACTGACCACTTGAGGAGGCGACCTGCCAGGTCAAATTTAGACAACACTTGTTGGAGCGGCTGATCGGTGATTACCTCGATCggatgagcttggaagtaggggcgcagctTCCGGGCGGTCAGCACGAGCGCTAGCGCCAGCTTTTCAATGGGGGGGTATCGCTCTTCGGGTCCATTAAGGACATGGCTAGTGTAGTAAACCGGTTGCTACCCTCCGGATGGCTCCTTGATCAGGACCGAGCTCATTGCATTTTGGGAGGCTGCTAGGTATATACCAAGCTTTTCTTGAGGAGACACTGAAACGAGGCGAGGGAGGGAGGCCAGGTGCTCCTTGATGCGGGCGAAGGCTTCCCCGCACTCAGTCGTCCATGCAAATTCTTTGGGATTCTTCAGGGTCCACCCCTGCCATGTCGGTGGGAGACCAGGCGAAGACATTGACGTTCTTTTGGAGGAGGTGGATGAGTTGGGCATGCTCATGCTCAGGAAGCTCTGACCCGACCTTAACGGTTCGATCCGAATGCCCGTCCTACAAGGGTACGTCCACGGTAGGTCCCGTTAGCTCAGGGTGTGGGGATAACCTTTTTGTTTCCCGAGGGTCGTCGTGCGGGAGCTTGGCACCCCTCCTCCTGTGCAGGGAGACCGCGGTCAAGTAGCATCGCCTTGACTCGCGGGGGTTTCCCCTGGCCAGTGGTAGGtctattacaaacagactttacaagctctgaacagtggcacaacaaagggtaaaatggtctattacagaccgagaatctctcgcacgtgtccacatgacacaacctttatttacaagcctaaagagactaccaacccaactaaaattggactattaagccttcggccgcccctctacatgctgtacaaggcatgaacataccaaaagacacggatatacataagcattacatcaaacatcttgtttagaagtttgtccgtgacaagacgTAGGGCCGCCCGTGATCACATCAATCTGCCTTTCGACCGGGCCCTCGGGTCGTGGCGAAAGCTCTTTATCTTGCCGTACGTAGTGGCCAAGATGCCCCCTCTGAATTAGCTCCTCGATCTGTCGCTTCAGCTCGCGACACTCCTCCGTATCATGCCCGTTCTGTCGATGGAAGCGGCAATATCTCGTTTTGTCCGCGAGTTGCCGGGGGTTTCTCATCGGGGGGGGGGGGCTTTTGAGCAGCCCCTTCTTCTGTATCTAGAGGAATATCTGAGTTCGGGATGTTCCCAAAACGGGGGAGGGAGACCTCCGTCCGGCAGGGTTGGATCGATCCAGTCTGCATTTCAACGGACCGGCCAACTGTCCAGCCGGCGGTTCCGCTCGGGGCCTTTTATTTTCCTCGCGTCTCCCGGACATCCAGGCTTCTGCCGCAACATAGTGATTGGCTCGCTGGAGCATTTCCGAGACCGTGgaggggggtcgctccacgagggaccaaaAAAACCTAGAGGGACGGAGACCTGCCATAAATGCCTGCATCAGTAAAGAGGGGTGAGCACCTGATAAGCCTCGGATTTTAGTGGCGAATCGGTTCACAAGACAAGAGAGAGGTTCGTCCTCTTTTTGGTTCAGCCCGAGGAGCAGGGCGATTGATAGCTTGGGTCGAGCCAAAGCCAAGAAGTTGCGCTCGAACTCCTCGgcaagctggtcgaaggaggTGATTCCCCCGGTCTTTAAACTGCTGTACGAAGTGCGGGCCTAGCCTCTCTGGGTCATGGGGAAAGCCCTGCACATCAGAGCGTAAGATGTTCCATACAacgccatctgagcccgaaaggCGGCCACGTGATCAGCGGGGTCAGTGGTGCCGTCATAGGCGTCCAGGGAGGGGAGTCGAAAGTTCGCGGTCACCGGGTGATCCCGTATTTCGACCGTGAACGGTGACCCCCAGCGCGCCTCGTCCCCCGGCTCCCCCTTTGAGGCCCGGACTTCTCTCTGTATGTCTTCAAGTCGCTGACTAAGAAAGTGCAGATAGGCCCGGACAGAGCCCGTCGATTCAGCGGACATTGGCTCATGCTCGGGTCGGCTGGGAGGGTTCCCCCCTGCCTGATTTTCCAGGGGAAACACCCGAGCCAGGGGTGAACCGGGGGACGCCAAGGTAGTCGCGTGAACGGGTGCAGGCGGGTCCAAACGACGCACATGCTGGGCCACCGATGGGTTTGTCGTATGGGAAATGAGCGGGATCACCGTCTGGACCATTCCTGCCAAGGTCCGGACTTGAAGGGCAAGGTCCTGAAAGGCTTCAGATGACATGGGCGAGGGGACACCCGGGGCACCCTCGGGGGGAAGTAGACCTGGGTCGTTGAACAAACGCCAATAGCGTTCCGAGGTTGTAGCGGGATTATCCGCCCTCGGCTTGCCGCGCGAGGGGTGCTCGGCCGGCGCCCCTGCTACGAACGGTCCCACGGCAGGGGCTTCGTCGGGGTCGGTCAggggatccctcgacattcggccctcctagcgccaatctgttgatGTAAACAACTTTTGTGCCCTGTCTCGGGGCCGTCATGGCTTGGTTCGGGGCTGAATGGCGGGGATCTTTGCTCGGGGTCGCCGGAATGACCGCCCGCGCGGACCGGACCACGCCTGGGATCGTCAGGATGCTCAGGGGAAGGCGCCTTCTCTTGCGTCCCGGGGAAATCGCCTTGTCTCCTTACCTGCACACGGGTCGGGTCGGGAGctcaacccgacccctccgacgatcaagttagacgaTGTGGAGTGGGGTTCGTTGTCTATGCTGGTCTTTTTCTTTCCCTCCCCTATCGTTTAGGacacgggggtatttatagggaagtttattattacctgatgtgcctgcttgcaggagcaggatcgtacctctgatggcgtctgatatTGCCGTTGGCGTTGTGTGAAaaaccgaactgccgcagggcgTGGGCGTGCTTCGGTCGTCGTTCTCCTCTGCCTCAGCCAAGTATGTTGGGTCAGACGACGACAAAGTCGTTGTCCGAGAGCGGGGGACGTCAGCGAACATCGCGTCGGTATTATTGTCCTCTTTGGGCAGAGTGTCGTTCAGGCGTGACTGACGTCGTGGCGTGTCATGTCGCCATTTATTATTCTCGTCACCACCCTTGCCCCAACCGCCGACACACTGCCACCACAGCTGTGTCCTCGCTCTCCCTCACCCAGTCCGAACCCTGCAGTAGCACCCCGACCAGCAACCCAACCATGACCTCCACCCCGCCCCACTTCGCCATTGCCGTCAGCATTGTCGTTGCACTCTCCGCGACCTCCACCTTTCCCACGACTTCCAGCGTCGCCGCCACCACCTCACCCTCCCTTAACTACTCCCTCCGCCTTCGCCACGGCTTCCTTCTCGCCTCTCAGTACCACTGTCGCTAGCCTCGTCACCTCCTCCACGACATTCAGCCCTCCCACTATCTTGCCTTCCACCAACTGCCCGCCCCGAGGCGCTCTGACCGTCGGATCAGACTGGGCCGGACCGATCACCAGTGGGTTCTAACAGCCCGCTTCAAGAGGCTTTATGGGTAAAACAATGACATTAATTCCACAACTTTAAACACCattagaatgatgatttttcttccACTAAGAAACTCAAAAAAGGTCTTTCCGCTAACTCCTCTAGCGCTCACTCTTTCGCTCGGTCTCCGTCTCCTCCTCTTCGGGTACCGATTTCCCCTTTGCTCCTTAGCGATCGCTGGTCACACAACCCAAGTTAACTTCTTTCACGTTCGAATTCGAGATTCTGTTCCTCTTTTGCCCCATTTCTCAGGAGCTCTCGAGTTAATCGTCAGAGTCAACGTGAGAGAACCTAGGGAGGAGAGGTCGATGCCGATGGTAGCAAGAGAGAAATCGGTGCGATTAGGTACGAGGGGTGGCAGTAGTTTAAGATTTGAGATTTAAATGTATACATCATTGCTCTTATGGTACGTTTACAGACCAACTTGACACCGAGGCCATGCTTGACGATTTGGATTCCTTTGATGATATCCCTCTTCCCACGACGACCACCACAGGTAATCGTTATGAGGAAAACTTTATCATTTATCTTCTAAGGTTCCTtaattttccttcttcttttattgttctcatgatcaATGCCTATATGTACGTACGCGGGCAGAACGAAGACCCGGAAAGTTTCGACCTAGAGCTCGTGCTAAAACTGCTAATGTTGCCTCTACAACCCCCAAAAACTCTGATGCTGCACAACTGGTTCCTCCATCTCCGCAGCCTTCAGCTCAAGATTCTGATTTTAATCTGGAGATGGAGAGAACCGGTCACGAACCTGGCCTTTCCAATTACTCTGTTGTGGCAGATGGATTTTTGGATACTTCTCGGCAGAGTCAAGGAAGTTTAGGCCAGGTAAATATGAATATTTTGTTTTGTCACTTCTATATCTAATAGATGCTGTTAGTGAGTTATTGCTTGCAGGGTGCAGATGCTTGCTTCAGCTTGTGTTCCCCTAATGGCCCCACAAGTACAACTGATAATTTTTGTGGTCTTCATGACTTGGATGTGTGTTCTTCCAATATATAGTTTATTTAAGTCTCTtgctttttgatgattgaattcaCATGTTAGCAGGGAATGTTGATATCTTTTAGCCAAAAGTTGATCAACAATGCCAAAACAAGGAACTTATGACATCGTCCAATGATTTTCTTGGAATTGCGATGTCACTCGGTGTCTCAACTCTCGACTCTAGTCTCTCAACCAGAGGCTGTTCACTTTGAAATAAACACGGCTTATGAAGAACCGTTGATCAGTCTTGAGGCCTCTCAAGGTGAAGGATTCTCAAAGGTTGTGACATAGATCAACTTATCCTCGCTAAATGAAATAAACAGGCAAAATCCTTTCTAATCCTGTCTATCAAATGCTTTCATTGCTCTGTATAAATTTTGATCTCTTCTTATTGTCTTTTAAATGCCATGTATCAGGCATTAGCAGAGTTCTCCACCATGGAATCTCCTCAGTATACTGGTGGAACCGCTGGTAAGTAGTATGATTAATTACTTAGGGTGCAGCAACCTAAGATTGACAATAGATGACAAACTTTGGTTTTGTTGGCATCTTAACGACTGATTGTTTTTCTACTGCAAGAGGATTTTGAGTGAGTTGGTTTACAATTTTggattgtatacatcaaaatcattttagaaTACTCATCAGTTATGTTGTGTCCTATGTGCTgacattttttctttaaatagatGCTATGATGGAGAAGAAAATGCTTTATCTTTTTTGATAACTTGGGGTCTGCTTTTATAAGCCACAGATCTCTATGtgaatttatatacatatataccacATTCTTAAGTTTCAGAAATTCAACCTTCATGGGTTATCATATATAGGCCAACTGATGTATGTTCAATCTCATGGTCTTTGATCCTTACAAAGTTCATGCTTTTCATACATTTGTAGGTATTGATGGCAACACTTCTTTTTGGTTTTTCTTTTCATCACTTAGTGAAAACTTTAAAGTACATTTCCCACCTTCCTTTTCTTGTAGGTGTCCGACGAGCAGGCAAGTTTCAACCAGAAAACATCTCACAACCAAACAAGGGAACAGCTAAGTCTGTTTCTTTCATTTCTTCCGAGGCTTCTGACTCTGTCATTCCTTCCGTGGGAT
The DNA window shown above is from Musa acuminata AAA Group cultivar baxijiao chromosome BXJ2-4, Cavendish_Baxijiao_AAA, whole genome shotgun sequence and carries:
- the LOC108952694 gene encoding uncharacterized protein LOC108952694 isoform X5, translating into MPMVAREKSVRLDQLDTEAMLDDLDSFDDIPLPTTTTTERRPGKFRPRARAKTANVASTTPKNSDAAQLVPPSPQPSAQDSDFNLEMERTGHEPGLSNYSVVADGFLDTSRQSQGSLGQGADACFSLCSPNGPTRNVDIF
- the LOC108952694 gene encoding uncharacterized protein LOC108952694 isoform X1, coding for MPMVAREKSVRLDQLDTEAMLDDLDSFDDIPLPTTTTTERRPGKFRPRARAKTANVASTTPKNSDAAQLVPPSPQPSAQDSDFNLEMERTGHEPGLSNYSVVADGFLDTSRQSQGSLGQMLASACVPLMAPQVQLIIFVVFMTWMCVLPIYSLFKSLAF
- the LOC108952694 gene encoding uncharacterized protein LOC108952694 isoform X2 — protein: MIFLELRCHSVSQLSTLVSQPEAVHFEINTAYEEPLISLEASQGEGFSKALAEFSTMESPQYTGGTAGVRRAGKFQPENISQPNKGTAKSVSFISSEASDSVIPSVGSFSETMDISSVQMMTDVHEDDPLHSVSTIPDCIAGFRMDHMIGSEKR
- the LOC108952694 gene encoding uncharacterized protein LOC108952694 isoform X3, with protein sequence MPMVAREKSVRLDQLDTEAMLDDLDSFDDIPLPTTTTTERRPGKFRPRARAKTANVASTTPKNSDAAQLVPPSPQPSAQDSDFNLEMERTGHEPGLSNYSVVADGFLDTSRQSQGSLGQGADACFSLCSPNGPTSTTDNFCGLHDLDVCSSNI
- the LOC108952694 gene encoding uncharacterized protein LOC108952694 isoform X6, with protein sequence MPMVAREKSVRLDQLDTEAMLDDLDSFDDIPLPTTTTTERRPGKFRPRARAKTANVASTTPKNSDAAQLVPPSPQPSAQDSDFNLEMERTGHEPGLSNYSVVADGFLDTSRQSQGSLGQGMLISFSQKLINNAKTRNL
- the LOC108952694 gene encoding uncharacterized protein LOC108952694 isoform X4, which gives rise to MPMVAREKSVRLDQLDTEAMLDDLDSFDDIPLPTTTTTERRPGKFRPRARAKTANVASTTPKNSDAAQLVPPSPQPSAQDSDFNLEMERTGHEPGLSNYSVVADGFLDTSRQSQGSLGQMLASACVPLMAPQGMLISFSQKLINNAKTRNL